The following are encoded in a window of Mycolicibacterium tusciae JS617 genomic DNA:
- a CDS encoding alpha/beta fold hydrolase, producing the protein MLSANQERLRLSGGNELAVATAGDPSNPALLLLHGFPSSARTFRDVIPALADKVYVIAPDLPGYGQSDVVPCPSFSALSDAISELLERYSIGRRYVYLHDYGAPVGLQIAMNAPEQVSGLIIQNANAHRTGFGPAWEGTLAYWSQPDAVNEAEATAHLTADGVRDQYIAEVPPEVAARISPDVWRQDWDVMCLPGRMDTQRALVADYANHAARFDEIANYLSVWQPEALMIWGRHDAFFDIAETLSWMRALPRMEAHILDGGHFLLETHAAVAAALMAEFIERSEG; encoded by the coding sequence ATGCTCTCAGCGAATCAGGAGCGGTTACGCCTGTCGGGCGGCAACGAGCTTGCCGTGGCCACGGCCGGTGATCCCTCGAATCCGGCACTTCTGCTCCTGCACGGATTCCCGAGTTCAGCTCGAACCTTTCGCGACGTCATCCCCGCCTTGGCGGACAAGGTCTATGTGATCGCACCCGACCTGCCCGGCTACGGCCAATCCGATGTCGTTCCCTGCCCGTCGTTCTCGGCGCTCAGCGATGCGATCTCCGAACTGCTCGAGCGCTACTCGATCGGGCGGCGGTACGTCTACCTGCACGATTACGGAGCGCCGGTCGGTCTCCAGATCGCCATGAATGCACCAGAACAGGTGTCCGGCCTCATCATCCAGAACGCCAACGCGCACCGGACGGGTTTCGGACCCGCGTGGGAGGGCACGTTGGCCTACTGGTCACAGCCCGACGCCGTCAACGAAGCCGAGGCGACCGCGCATCTGACGGCCGACGGGGTCCGCGACCAATACATCGCGGAAGTTCCTCCCGAGGTTGCTGCCAGGATTTCGCCTGATGTGTGGCGGCAAGACTGGGACGTCATGTGCCTGCCGGGGCGAATGGACACCCAGCGCGCCCTCGTCGCCGACTACGCGAATCATGCGGCGCGGTTCGATGAGATCGCGAACTACCTGTCGGTCTGGCAACCGGAGGCGTTGATGATCTGGGGCCGCCACGATGCCTTCTTCGACATCGCAGAGACGCTGTCGTGGATGCGGGCTCTGCCGCGGATGGAGGCTCACATCCTCGACGGTGGACATTTCCTGCTGGAGACCCACGCCGCGGTTGCCGCGGCGCTGATGGCCGAGTTCATCGAGCGATCAGAAGGGTGA
- the pepN gene encoding aminopeptidase N → MALPNLNRDQAVERAALVTVDNYRIELDLTDGDGKPGDRTFRSVTTVEFEALTGAETYIDIAADRIRSAVLNGRDIDVSGYDESTGIPMTGLAERNVLVIDADCLFSNTGEGLHRFVDPVDDEVYLYSQFETADAKRMFACFDQPDLKATFEVTVTAPSHWEVISNGATSDVEDSGAAKRHTFVITPKMSTYLVALIAGPYARWDDSYSDEHGDIPLGLFCRNSLSQFMDADRLFTETKQGFGFYHKNFGVPYAFGKYDQLFVPEFNAGAMENAGAVTFLEDYVFRSKVTRASYERRAETVLHEMAHMWFGDLVTMQWWDDLWLNESFATFASVLCQAEATEYTQAWTTFANVEKSWAYRQDQLPSTHPVAADIPDLHAVEVNFDGITYAKGASVLKQLVAYVGLEEFLSGLRDYFRDHAFGNATFGDLLGALEKASGRDLSGWGRQWLKTTGLNTLRPEFDLDDEGRFTRFTITQSGAQPGAGETRVHRLAVGIYDDDGSGKLVRTHREELDIEGDTTEIPALQGLSRGKLILVNDDDLTYCSLRLDPRSLQTALTRIADIADPLPRTLVWSAAWEMTRDAELKARDFIALVISGVHAESEVGVAQRLLLQAQTALGSYADPVWAAENGWPAFGDALLDLARESAPGSDHQLVFVNALCASVLSPNHIAVLSTLLDNEPAAVNMPGLVIDTDLRWRIVTALASAGVIDADSPETPFIDAEAERDPTAAGGRHAAQAAAARPQLAVKQADWEEVIENDTLANVTARSIIVGFVRPGQDELLKPFRDKYFGAISGVWKRRSSEVAQTVVVGLYPSWDISQAGLDAADAFLADPEVPPSLRRLVLEGRAGVERALRAREFDVS, encoded by the coding sequence GTGGCACTCCCCAACCTTAACCGCGACCAGGCCGTCGAACGCGCCGCGCTGGTCACCGTCGACAACTACCGCATCGAACTCGATCTGACTGACGGCGACGGCAAACCCGGCGACCGCACGTTCCGATCGGTGACGACCGTCGAGTTCGAAGCGCTGACCGGTGCCGAGACCTACATCGACATCGCCGCCGACCGCATCCGCAGCGCCGTTCTCAACGGCCGCGATATCGACGTGTCGGGATATGACGAGTCCACCGGCATTCCGATGACGGGCTTGGCCGAGCGCAACGTCCTCGTCATCGACGCCGATTGCCTCTTCTCCAACACCGGTGAAGGGCTGCACCGGTTCGTCGACCCGGTCGACGACGAGGTGTACCTGTACTCACAATTCGAAACCGCCGATGCGAAGCGGATGTTCGCGTGCTTTGACCAGCCCGACCTCAAGGCGACCTTCGAGGTGACCGTCACCGCGCCGTCGCACTGGGAGGTCATCTCCAACGGCGCCACCTCAGACGTCGAGGACTCGGGCGCAGCGAAGCGGCACACCTTTGTCATCACGCCGAAGATGAGCACCTACCTGGTGGCACTGATCGCGGGCCCGTACGCCCGGTGGGACGACTCCTACAGCGATGAGCACGGCGATATTCCGCTGGGCCTGTTCTGCCGCAATTCGCTGTCGCAATTCATGGACGCTGACCGGTTGTTCACCGAGACGAAGCAGGGATTCGGCTTCTACCACAAGAACTTCGGCGTGCCGTATGCCTTCGGCAAGTACGACCAGCTGTTCGTCCCGGAGTTCAACGCGGGCGCGATGGAGAACGCAGGCGCCGTGACGTTCCTTGAGGACTACGTCTTTCGCAGCAAGGTGACGCGGGCATCCTACGAGCGGCGCGCGGAGACCGTGCTGCACGAGATGGCACACATGTGGTTCGGCGACCTCGTCACAATGCAGTGGTGGGACGACCTGTGGCTCAACGAGTCTTTCGCCACGTTCGCCTCTGTGCTGTGCCAGGCCGAAGCCACTGAATACACGCAGGCTTGGACGACATTCGCGAACGTCGAGAAGTCGTGGGCCTACCGGCAGGACCAGCTGCCGTCGACCCATCCCGTGGCCGCCGACATCCCGGATCTGCATGCAGTCGAGGTGAACTTCGACGGAATCACGTACGCCAAGGGCGCCAGCGTGCTCAAGCAGCTCGTCGCCTACGTCGGGCTCGAAGAATTTCTGTCCGGCCTGCGGGATTACTTCCGCGACCACGCTTTCGGGAATGCGACGTTCGGCGATCTGCTTGGCGCGCTGGAGAAGGCGTCCGGGCGAGATCTTTCGGGGTGGGGCAGGCAGTGGCTCAAGACCACCGGACTCAACACGCTGCGCCCCGAATTCGACCTCGATGACGAGGGCAGGTTCACCCGGTTCACGATCACCCAGAGCGGAGCGCAGCCTGGCGCTGGGGAGACTCGTGTGCACCGGCTGGCGGTCGGAATCTACGACGACGACGGCAGCGGCAAGCTGGTGCGCACGCACCGCGAGGAGCTCGACATCGAAGGTGATACCACCGAAATCCCTGCACTGCAGGGACTTTCGCGCGGCAAGCTCATCTTGGTCAACGACGACGACCTGACGTACTGCTCACTGCGCCTTGACCCCCGATCACTGCAGACCGCGCTCACGCGCATCGCCGACATCGCCGATCCGCTCCCCCGCACCCTGGTGTGGTCGGCGGCCTGGGAGATGACTCGCGACGCCGAACTCAAGGCCCGCGATTTCATCGCGCTGGTCATCAGTGGTGTGCATGCCGAATCCGAAGTGGGTGTGGCACAGCGTCTGCTGTTGCAGGCGCAGACCGCGCTCGGCTCCTACGCCGACCCGGTCTGGGCCGCGGAGAACGGCTGGCCGGCGTTCGGAGATGCACTGCTGGACCTGGCGCGCGAGTCGGCACCGGGCTCGGACCACCAACTGGTGTTCGTCAACGCGCTGTGCGCCTCGGTGCTGTCCCCCAACCACATCGCTGTGCTGTCGACGCTGCTGGACAACGAACCCGCAGCGGTGAACATGCCCGGTCTGGTGATCGATACCGACCTCCGCTGGCGCATTGTCACCGCACTGGCCAGCGCGGGCGTCATCGACGCGGATAGCCCGGAGACGCCGTTCATCGACGCTGAGGCCGAACGTGATCCGACTGCCGCGGGCGGGCGGCACGCCGCGCAGGCCGCGGCGGCGCGCCCCCAGTTGGCGGTCAAGCAGGCGGACTGGGAGGAGGTCATCGAGAACGACACCCTGGCCAACGTCACCGCACGGTCGATCATCGTCGGCTTCGTCCGTCCAGGCCAGGATGAACTGTTGAAACCGTTCCGGGACAAGTACTTCGGCGCCATTTCCGGTGTCTGGAAACGACGGTCCAGTGAGGTGGCCCAGACCGTCGTCGTCGGGCTGTATCCGTCCTGGGACATCAGCCAGGCGGGGCTGGACGCGGCCGATGCTTTCCTCGCCGACCCGGAGGTGCCCCCGTCGCTGCGCCGGCTGGTGCTCGAAGGCCGCGCCGGGGTGGAGCGGGCCCTGCGTGCACGGGAATTCGACGTCTCGTAG
- a CDS encoding acyl-CoA thioesterase, giving the protein MSDSAGFVAPVHVRWSDIDMYQHINHATMVTLLEEARIPFLREPFGPEIETIGLLIADVNISYKAQLRLIDSPLQVTMWSKRVRAVDFTIGYEVRPVGAPPGSKPAVIADSQLAAVHIKEQRLQRLSENQRAYLQQWMR; this is encoded by the coding sequence ATGAGCGACAGCGCAGGTTTCGTGGCGCCGGTGCACGTGCGCTGGTCTGACATCGACATGTATCAGCACATCAACCACGCCACGATGGTCACCCTCCTCGAAGAAGCCCGGATCCCTTTTCTGCGTGAGCCATTCGGCCCCGAGATCGAAACGATCGGGTTGCTCATCGCGGACGTGAACATCTCCTACAAAGCGCAGTTGCGGCTCATCGATTCGCCGTTGCAGGTGACGATGTGGTCGAAGCGGGTGCGGGCCGTCGATTTCACCATCGGATACGAAGTCCGGCCGGTTGGCGCGCCACCCGGGTCGAAGCCGGCCGTGATCGCTGACTCGCAACTGGCCGCGGTGCACATCAAGGAGCAACGACTGCAACGGCTTTCGGAGAACCAACGTGCGTACTTGCAGCAGTGGATGAGATGA
- a CDS encoding DUF5130 domain-containing protein codes for MASGEVATVGSSELAELPRGYVVTNSGRISGVTEPGELSLSYPFPVTELVQLDDALKFGSRAAKARFAVFLGDLGADTAATARQILAKVPTPDNAVLLAVSPNQRAIEVVYGSGVSGRGIEESAPKGVAAAAELLKDGKLIPGLIKAIQVMSAGVSPR; via the coding sequence GTGGCAAGTGGTGAAGTCGCGACCGTGGGTTCTTCCGAACTCGCCGAACTGCCGCGCGGCTACGTCGTAACCAACAGCGGCCGGATCTCCGGGGTCACCGAGCCCGGTGAGCTGTCGCTGAGTTATCCGTTCCCGGTGACGGAGCTCGTGCAGCTCGACGACGCGCTGAAGTTCGGCTCGCGCGCAGCCAAGGCACGCTTCGCGGTGTTCCTCGGCGACCTCGGTGCCGACACCGCCGCGACGGCCCGCCAGATCCTGGCGAAGGTACCGACCCCCGACAACGCGGTGCTGCTGGCGGTTTCGCCGAACCAGCGTGCGATCGAGGTGGTCTACGGCAGCGGCGTCAGTGGCCGCGGCATCGAAGAGTCCGCACCCAAGGGCGTGGCGGCCGCCGCCGAGTTGCTCAAGGACGGCAAGCTCATTCCAGGCCTCATCAAGGCGATACAGGTGATGAGCGCGGGCGTCTCACCCCGCTGA
- a CDS encoding HNH endonuclease — protein MAHRKKGPSRKAGQRLHDAAAGLSGPAVPHAQSRALHSVETHPPSTNERSLWGRRRVLLLNSTYEPLTALPMRRAVIMLMCGKADVVHDDPGGPVIHSATRAIVVPSVIRLRSFVRVPYRARIPMTRAALMHRDRFRCAYCGGKADTVDHVVPRSRGGDHSWENCVAACSTCNHRKADRLLAELGWALRSVPVPPKGQHWRLLSSVKELDPAWVRYLGEGAA, from the coding sequence ATGGCGCATCGCAAGAAAGGCCCGTCCAGAAAGGCTGGCCAGCGGCTTCATGATGCCGCGGCGGGCTTGTCCGGGCCCGCGGTACCGCATGCGCAGTCGCGCGCCCTGCACAGCGTCGAAACCCATCCGCCCAGTACGAACGAACGGTCGCTGTGGGGCCGGCGGCGGGTGCTTCTGCTGAACTCCACGTACGAACCGTTGACCGCTCTGCCCATGCGGCGGGCGGTCATCATGCTGATGTGTGGAAAAGCTGACGTGGTCCACGACGACCCTGGCGGTCCGGTCATCCACTCCGCGACCCGCGCGATCGTGGTGCCGTCGGTGATCCGGCTGCGGTCGTTCGTGCGGGTGCCTTACCGCGCGCGTATCCCGATGACCAGGGCCGCACTCATGCACCGCGACCGGTTTCGCTGCGCGTACTGCGGAGGCAAGGCCGACACCGTCGACCACGTGGTGCCACGCAGCCGGGGCGGCGATCATTCCTGGGAGAACTGTGTGGCGGCGTGCTCGACCTGCAATCACCGCAAAGCCGACCGTCTGCTCGCCGAACTGGGCTGGGCGTTGCGTTCGGTGCCTGTCCCGCCGAAGGGTCAGCATTGGCGGCTGCTGTCGAGTGTGAAAGAACTAGACCCGGCGTGGGTGCGTTATCTGGGTGAGGGCGCGGCCTGA
- a CDS encoding HNH endonuclease codes for MAVNRSRRARAARKRKRRMDAVDHDLTAQQWAALKDAWDGCAYCGATDGALQRDCVMAISRGGRYTVDNVVPACARCNTSKCNDEVTGWMRRKRLDERRFLQRYVEIRATLLQLEASAG; via the coding sequence GTGGCGGTCAATCGCAGTCGACGAGCACGCGCTGCGCGCAAGCGGAAACGGCGGATGGACGCCGTCGACCACGACCTGACTGCCCAGCAGTGGGCGGCGCTCAAGGACGCCTGGGACGGTTGCGCCTATTGCGGCGCGACCGACGGTGCACTGCAGCGCGACTGTGTCATGGCGATCTCGCGGGGCGGACGCTACACGGTGGACAACGTCGTGCCCGCATGCGCGAGGTGCAACACGAGCAAGTGCAATGACGAGGTCACCGGTTGGATGCGGCGTAAGCGCCTCGACGAACGCAGGTTCCTACAGCGCTACGTCGAGATCCGTGCGACGCTGCTGCAGCTGGAAGCCTCAGCGGGGTGA
- a CDS encoding glycoside hydrolase family 13 protein, which translates to MRAPWWSHALFYQVYPRSFYDSNGDGLGDLDGVTAKLDYLRALGVDAIWLNPVMVSPMADNGYDVADPRDVDPLFGGIDALDRLTEAAHAAGIKVTMDLVPNHTSSAHPWFQAALAASPGSDQRERYIFRDGTGPGGVHPPNNWVSIFGGPAWTRVVEADGNPGQWYLHIFDAEQPDLNWDNPEVFEDLEKTLRFWLERGIDGFRIDVAHGMAKPPGLPDMEIVEAEVLLADVDDDPRFNNDGVHDIHRQIRTVFNDYVDAVAIGEVWVYDNEQFAAYVRPDELHLAFNFRLLRADFDAADIRGAIENSMTAAHIADATPSWTLANHDVDREPTRYGGGAVGLERAKAMTLAMLALPGAVFIYNGEELGLPNVDLPDEALRDPVWERSGHTRRGRDASRVPVPWEGEAPPFGFSDNPDTWLPLPADWAALTVERQIGDPASTLEFYRRAIELRRDRGEFDGATIEWLDSPADTLAFRRSGGLVCVLNAGVRPIPLPDDEVLLASAELVEGMLAPDASAWLV; encoded by the coding sequence ATGAGGGCACCCTGGTGGTCGCACGCGCTCTTCTATCAGGTCTATCCACGGTCGTTTTACGACAGCAATGGCGACGGTCTCGGTGACCTGGACGGCGTGACCGCCAAGCTGGACTATCTCAGGGCGCTCGGCGTCGACGCGATCTGGCTCAACCCGGTCATGGTGTCACCGATGGCCGACAACGGCTACGACGTTGCGGATCCCCGCGATGTCGATCCGCTGTTCGGTGGCATCGACGCGCTGGACCGGCTGACGGAGGCCGCCCACGCCGCAGGCATCAAGGTGACGATGGATCTGGTGCCCAACCACACCAGTTCGGCGCATCCGTGGTTTCAGGCCGCGTTGGCCGCCAGCCCCGGCAGTGATCAGCGCGAGCGCTACATCTTCCGTGACGGCACCGGTCCCGGCGGTGTGCATCCGCCGAACAACTGGGTGTCGATCTTCGGCGGGCCCGCGTGGACGCGCGTCGTCGAGGCCGACGGCAATCCCGGGCAGTGGTATCTGCATATCTTCGATGCCGAACAGCCGGACCTGAACTGGGACAACCCTGAGGTCTTCGAGGATCTTGAGAAGACGCTGCGGTTCTGGCTGGAACGTGGCATCGACGGGTTCCGCATCGACGTCGCCCACGGCATGGCGAAGCCGCCGGGACTGCCCGACATGGAGATCGTCGAGGCAGAGGTGCTGCTGGCCGACGTGGACGACGACCCGCGCTTCAACAACGACGGCGTGCACGACATCCATCGCCAGATTCGCACGGTGTTCAACGACTACGTGGACGCCGTCGCGATCGGCGAGGTGTGGGTGTACGACAACGAACAGTTCGCCGCGTACGTGCGGCCCGACGAGTTGCACCTCGCCTTCAACTTCCGGCTGTTGCGTGCCGATTTCGATGCTGCCGACATCCGCGGCGCGATCGAGAATTCCATGACCGCAGCGCACATCGCGGATGCGACACCGAGCTGGACGCTGGCCAATCACGACGTCGACCGCGAGCCGACTCGCTATGGCGGTGGGGCCGTCGGCCTGGAGCGCGCCAAGGCGATGACGTTGGCGATGCTCGCGCTGCCCGGCGCGGTCTTCATCTACAACGGTGAAGAGCTGGGCCTGCCGAACGTCGATCTGCCGGACGAAGCGCTGCGCGATCCGGTGTGGGAGCGCTCGGGGCACACACGGCGCGGGCGTGACGCCAGCCGGGTGCCCGTGCCGTGGGAGGGCGAGGCGCCGCCGTTCGGCTTCTCGGACAATCCCGACACTTGGTTACCGCTACCTGCGGACTGGGCGGCGTTGACGGTGGAGAGGCAGATCGGCGATCCGGCGTCCACCCTCGAGTTCTATCGACGGGCGATCGAATTGCGGCGTGACCGAGGCGAATTCGACGGCGCGACCATCGAATGGCTCGACTCCCCCGCCGACACGTTGGCGTTCCGGCGCAGCGGCGGGCTGGTGTGCGTGCTGAACGCGGGTGTTCGGCCGATACCGCTGCCCGACGACGAGGTACTGCTGGCCAGCGCCGAACTCGTCGAAGGCATGCTGGCGCCCGACGCCTCCGCCTGGCTGGTGTAG
- a CDS encoding globin translates to MTQPQRSFYDEVGGHDTFHAIVSRFYQLVREDEILRPLYPEDDLDGAEVRLRMFLEQYWGGPRTYSEQRGHPRLRMRHAPFVIGYIERDAWLRCMHTAVAEIDSQTLDDEHRAELLAYLEMAAQSMVNSPF, encoded by the coding sequence GTGACACAGCCCCAGCGGTCGTTCTACGACGAAGTCGGTGGCCATGACACGTTCCACGCCATCGTGTCGCGGTTCTATCAATTGGTGCGCGAGGACGAGATCCTGCGTCCGCTCTATCCCGAGGACGACCTCGACGGCGCCGAGGTGCGACTGAGGATGTTCCTCGAGCAGTACTGGGGCGGGCCGAGGACCTACTCCGAGCAGCGCGGTCATCCGCGGTTGCGCATGCGGCACGCACCGTTTGTGATCGGCTACATCGAGCGCGACGCGTGGCTGCGCTGTATGCACACTGCAGTCGCGGAAATCGACTCACAGACGCTGGACGACGAGCACCGCGCCGAGCTGTTGGCCTACCTCGAGATGGCCGCGCAATCGATGGTGAACTCACCCTTCTGA